A window of the Cannabis sativa cultivar Pink pepper isolate KNU-18-1 chromosome X, ASM2916894v1, whole genome shotgun sequence genome harbors these coding sequences:
- the LOC115701044 gene encoding glucose-1-phosphate adenylyltransferase large subunit 1 → MDSGCATLKTNVYPVKVKKGSFRNRTSGFFGESIKGSLKCRNLNIQQRKGLKSDNKYKPGVAYSILTDVDKETQTFQTPMFDTPQADPKNVVSIILGGGAGTRLFPLTGKRAKPAVPIGGCYRLIDIPMSNCINSGIKKIFIMTQFNSFSLNRHLARTYNFGNGVNFGDGFVEVLAATQTPGDSGKRWFQGTADAVRQFIWVFEDAKTKNVENILILSGDHLYRMDYMDFVQKHVDTNADITVSCLPMDDGRASDFGLMKIDNTGRVIQFAEKPKGPDLKTMQVDTSVLGLSQNDAAKYPYIASMGVYVFKTDVLLKLLKWSYPHCNDFGSEIIPSAVKEHNVQAYLFNDYWEDIGTIKSFFDANLALTEQPPKFQFYDSKTPFYTSPRFLPPTKVEKCRIVDAIISHGCFLRECSVQHSIVGVRSRLEHGVELQDTMMMGADYYQTESEIASLLAEGKVPIGVGQNTKIRNCIIDKNAKIGRDVIIKNADGVEEADRSSEGFYIRSGLTAILKNATIKDGTVI, encoded by the exons ATGGATTCGGGCTGTGCGACCTTGAAGACCAATGTCTACCCTGTTAAAGTCAAAAAAGGAAGCTTCAGGAATCGAACTTCAGGATTTTTTGGGGAGAGCATTAAGGGGAGCCTTAAATGCAGAAACTTGAATATTCAACAGCGGAAAGGTTTGAAGAGTGATAACAAATATAAGCCTGGTGTCGCTTATTCTATTCTCACAGATGTAGACAAAGAAACT CAAACGTTTCAAACACCAATGTTTGACACTCCACAAGCAGACCCCAAAAATGTAGTTTCGATCATATTGGGTGGCGGTGCTGGGACTCGTCTATTTCCTCTAACGGGTAAAAGAGCTAAGCCGGCG GTTCCTATCGGGGGATGTTACAGGCTGATTGATATCCCAATGAGCAATTGCATTAATAGTGGCATAAAGAAGATTTTTATAATGACACAGTTTAACTCTTTTTCCCTCAATCGCCACCTTGCTCGAACCTATAATTTTGGGAATGGTGTTAATTTTGGTGATGGTTTTGTGGAG GTTCTGGCTGCCACTCAAACTCCAGGGGATTCTGGGAAGAGATGGTTCCAAGGAACAGCTGATGCTgttagacaatttatatgggTTTTTGAG GATGCCAAGACGAAGAATGTGGAGAACATTCTGATACTGTCTGGCGATCATCTTTACCGGATGGACTATATGGATTTCGTCCAG AAGCATGTTGACACCAATGCTGATATTACAGTCTCATGCTTACCTATGGATGATGG tcGAGCCTCAGATTTCGGATTGATGAAAATTGACAACACAGGACGTGTTATCCAATTCGCCGAAAAACCAAAGGGCCCTGACTTGAAAACAATG CAAGTTGATACCTCTGTTCTCGGGCTGTCACAGAATGATGCAGCAAAATATCCTTATATAGCGTCAATGGGTGTTTATGTGTTTAAAACTGATGTTCTGTTGAAGCTATTAAAATGGAGCTATCCTCATTGTAATGACTTTGGTTCTGAAATTATTCCATCAGCCGTGAAAGAACACAATGTCCAA GCATACTTATTCAATGACTACTGGGAGGACATTGGAACCATCAAGTCTTTCTTCGATGCCAACCTTGCTCTAACAGAACAG CCTCCCAAGTTTCAATTCTATGATTCAAAGACACCGTTCTATACATCACCTAGGTTCTTGCCACCTACTAAAGTTGAAAAATGCAGG ATTGTGGACGCCATCATTTCTCATGGCTGTTTCCTGCGGGAGTGTAGTGTTCAGCACTCCATTGTTGGTGTCCGCTCACGTCTAGAGCATGGTGTAGAACTTCAG GATACGATGATGATGGGCGCAGACTACTACCAAACTGAATCTGAGATTGCGTCGCTGCTTGCAGAAGGAAAGGTTCCAATTGGTGTTGGCCAAAATACTAAAATCAG AAATTGCATCATTGACAAGAATGCCAAGATAGGTAGAGATGTGATCATCAAAAACGCTgat GGTGTTGAAGAAGCAGACCGATCCAGTGAAGGATTTTACATAAGATCAGGTCTTACAGCAATACTGAAGAATGCAACCATCAAAGATGGGACAGTAATTTAA